Proteins from a genomic interval of Capsicum annuum cultivar UCD-10X-F1 chromosome 4, UCD10Xv1.1, whole genome shotgun sequence:
- the LOC107856028 gene encoding signal peptidase complex subunit 2, which translates to MASTTTATETTTKKNPKKTNLLDHHSIKNLLDESVNEIVKSKGYPEDVRLSNVRLLIGSIIIAIALVAQFYKKEFPANRDFLIGCIVLYILFNGILQLIVHTKEKNAILFTYPPEGSFNSTGLIVSSKLPRFSDLYTLTIESADPKSISARPKVEFTKSVTKWFAKDGVLVEGLFWKDVEGLLNDYAKEPKKSK; encoded by the exons ATGGCTTCCACCACCACCGCTACCGAAACAACAACCAAGAAAAACCCTAAGAAAACCAATCTCTTGGACCATCACTCCATCAAGAACCTTCTTGATGAATCTGTCAACGAG ATTGTGAAAAGCAAAGGGTATCCGGAAGATGTGAGATTGAGTAACGTAAGGTTGTTGATTGGATCAATTATCATCGCTATTGCTCTTGTTGCTCAGTTCTACAAGAAGGAGTTTCCTGCTAATCGCGATTTTCTCATTGGCTGCATTGTGTT GTATATCTTGTTCAACGGGATACTACAGTTGATTGTCCACACAAAGGAAAAGAACGCGATTTTGTTCACCTATCCTCCAGAA GGATCTTTTAACAGCACTGGCTTAATCGTTTCTTCGAAGCTGCCTAGATTCTCTGATTTGTACACACTTACAATAGAAAGTGCTGATCCCAAGTCCATTTCCGCAAGGCCAAAAGTTGAATTTACCAAGAGTGTCACAAAATG GTTTGCCAAAGATGGAGTTCTTGTGGAGGGGCTATTTTGGAAAGATGTTGAAGGCTTACTTAACGATTATGCAAAGGAACCTAAAAAGAGCAAATAA